TTTTAAAGTTGTTTTTAGGGAACTTTTTGGTGGAGGGCAAGCAGATTTGATCTTAACGGATCCGTCTTCATTACTTGATACGGGAATTGATATTATCGCACAACCTCCAGGAAAAAAGCTGCAAAACCTAACATTATTATCTGGAGGAGAGCGTGCATTAACTGCTATTGCATTATTGTTTGCTATACTTCATACACGCCCTGTACCATTTTGTATTCTAGATGAAGTGGAAGCGGCATTAGACGAAGCAAATGTTACTCGTTATAGTAAATATTTAAAGAAATTCAGCCATGATACGCAATTTATCGTGATCACGCATCGTAAAGGAACGATGGAAGGTGCGGATGTCTTATATGGTATCACCATGCAAGAATCTGGGATTTCTAAATTAGTTTCTGTTAAATTAGAAGAGGAATTAGTAACTTAATGTGGAGTAAAGGAGCTTGGATATGAGTTTTTTTAAGAAATTTAAAGAAAAAATGCTAGGGACGAAGGAAGAGATTGAAGAAACAGTTTCTATTACGAATAAGTTTAAAGAAGGCTTAGCTAAGACCAGAAACCAATTTACTTCCAAAGTAAATGATCTTGTTGCTAAATACCGAAGAGTAGATGAAGATTTTTTCGAAGAATTAGAAGAAATATTACTACAAGCGGATGTTGGCTTTGAAACGGTATCTGAGTTAATGGACTCATTGCGTTTTGAAGTACAACGAAAAAACATAAAAGATACTGCTAGTATTCAATCTGTTATTTCAGAAAAACTAGTGGAAATTTATGAAGCTGGTGAAGACAATGTAACGGAACTTCAACTGGAGGATGACGGTTTATCTGTTATTTTATTTGTCGGAGTAAATGGAGTAGGGAAAACAACGACCATTGGAAAACTTGCCCATCGTCTAAAAAGTGAAGGTAAAAAAGTAATGCTTGCTGCAGGAGATACATTCCGTGCAGGTGCCATTGAGCAACTTCAAGTTTGGGGCGATAGAGTAGGTGTAGAAGTGATTAAACAAGCGGAAGGTTCTGACCCTGCCGCAGTTATGTATGACGCTATAAGAGCAGCAAAAACACGAAATGCAGATGTGTTAATATGTGACACTGCAGGGCGTCTTCAAAACAAAGTGAATTTAATGAATGAGCTAGAAAAAATTCATCGTGTTATTTCAAGGGAAATTCCGAATGCTCCGCACGAAGTTTTGCTTGCTCTAGATGCTACCACTGGTCAAAATGCACTTGTGCAAGCACAGACGTTCAAGGAAGCAACAAACGTAACAGGGATTGTGTTAACGAAGCTAGACGGCACAGCAAAAGGTGGTATCGTACTCGCAATTCGCACAAAGCTTCATATCCCTGTTAAATTTGTTGGATTAGGCGAGCAAATGGACGATTTACAGCCTTTTGATTCAGAGAAATATGTATACGGTCTTTTTGCTGAAGGTTTAGAGCTTGAAAGTGAAAATGAATCAGACAAGTAATTTTACTTGACAGAAGAACGATCTGTTAATAAACTAGAGGATGACAATTGAATTGGTAAGGAGAGATGGGAATGATTGAAAAAACAACTCGTATGAATTTTCTCTTCGATTTTTACCAAGCTTTATTAACAGACAAACAAAGAAGCTATATGCAGCTTTACTATTTAGATGATTTATCACTTGGAGAAATAGCGGAAGAATATGATATTTCGAGACAAGCAGTTTATGATAATATTCGCCGCACAGAAGCAATGTTAGAAGAGTACGAGGAAAAACTTTGTCTTTTTTCAAAGTTTCAAAACCGTCAAGAAACAATCGAACAGCTGCTGCTAGTAGCAAAGGATCAATCATCTGAAAACACACTGATTCAACTCATTAATCAATTAAAAGAATGGGATTAGGAGGCGGCATGCATGGCATTTGAAGGATTAGCTGAACGACTTCAAGGGACGCTTCAGAAAATTAAAGGAAAAGGAAAAATTTCTGAGGCCGACGTAAAAGAAATGATGAGAGATGTTCGGTATGCACTTTTAGAAGCAGACGTAAACTTAAAAGTAGTAAAAGAGTTCGTCAAAAATGTTTCAGAACG
The nucleotide sequence above comes from Psychrobacillus glaciei. Encoded proteins:
- the ftsY gene encoding signal recognition particle-docking protein FtsY; the protein is MSFFKKFKEKMLGTKEEIEETVSITNKFKEGLAKTRNQFTSKVNDLVAKYRRVDEDFFEELEEILLQADVGFETVSELMDSLRFEVQRKNIKDTASIQSVISEKLVEIYEAGEDNVTELQLEDDGLSVILFVGVNGVGKTTTIGKLAHRLKSEGKKVMLAAGDTFRAGAIEQLQVWGDRVGVEVIKQAEGSDPAAVMYDAIRAAKTRNADVLICDTAGRLQNKVNLMNELEKIHRVISREIPNAPHEVLLALDATTGQNALVQAQTFKEATNVTGIVLTKLDGTAKGGIVLAIRTKLHIPVKFVGLGEQMDDLQPFDSEKYVYGLFAEGLELESENESDK
- a CDS encoding putative DNA-binding protein, with product MIEKTTRMNFLFDFYQALLTDKQRSYMQLYYLDDLSLGEIAEEYDISRQAVYDNIRRTEAMLEEYEEKLCLFSKFQNRQETIEQLLLVAKDQSSENTLIQLINQLKEWD